Proteins encoded by one window of Elephas maximus indicus isolate mEleMax1 chromosome 5, mEleMax1 primary haplotype, whole genome shotgun sequence:
- the ANXA5 gene encoding annexin A5 yields MAQVLRGTVTDFPGFDERADAETLRKAMKGLGTDEETILTLLTSRSNAQRQEIIAAFKTLFGRDLLDDLKSELTGKFEKLIVALMKPSQLYDAYELKHALKGAGTNEKVLTEIIASRTPEELRAVKQVYEEEYGSSLEDDVVGDTSGYYQRMLVVLLQANRDPDARIDEAQVELDAQALFQAGELKWGTDEEKFITIFGTRSVSHLRRVFDKYMTISGFQIEETIDRETCGNLEQLLLAVVKSIRSIPAYLAETLYYAMKGAGTDDHTLIRVVVSRSEIDLFNIRKEFRKNFATSLYSMIKSDTSGDYKKALLLLCGGEDD; encoded by the exons ATGGCACAG GTTCTCAGAGGCACTGTGACTGACTTCCCTGGATTTGATGAGCGGGCTGATGCAGAAACTCTTCGCAAGGCCATGAAAGGCCTGG GTACCGACGAGGAGACCATCCTGACTCTGTTGACATCCCGAAGCAATGCTCAGCGCCAGGAAATCATTGCTGCTTTTAAAACTCTGTTTGGCAGG gatcttctggatgacctgaaatcggaactgactggaaaatttgaaaaattaattGTGGCTCTGATGAAACCCTCTCAGCTTTATGACGCCTATGAACTGAAGCACGCTCTTAAG GGAGCTGGGACAAATGAAAAAGTACTGACAGAAATTATTGCTTCAAGGACACCTGAAGAACTGAGAGCCGTAAAACAAGTTTATGAAGAAG AATACGGCTCAAGCCTGGAAGATGACGTGGTGGGAGACACTTCAGGGTACTACCAGAGGATGTTGGTGGTTCTCCTTCAG GCTAACCGAGACCCTGATGCTCGAATTGATGAAGCTCAAGTAGAACTGGATGCTCAG GCTTTGTTTCAAGCTGGAGAACTCAAATGGGggacagatgaagaaaaatttatCACGATCTTTGGAACACGAAGTGTGTCTCATTTGAGAAGGG tgtttgaCAAATACATGACTATATCAGGATTTCAAATTGAAGAAACCATTGACCGGGAGACTTGCGGTAATTTGGAGCAACTACTTCTTGCCGTTG taaAATCTATTCGAAGTATACCTGCCTACCTTGCAGAAACCCTCTATTATGCTATGAAG GGAGCTGGGACAGATGACCATACCCTCATCAGAGTTGTGGTTTCCAGGAGTGAGATTGACCTGTTTAACATAAGAAAGGAGTTTAGGAAGAATTTTGCCACCTCCCTTTATTCCATGATTAAG